In Pseudomonadota bacterium, the genomic window AATGTCCGGGCGCTTCGGCCGGCTCCCGGTCGCGATGAGAAGGAAACGCGCGCTGTAGCGCAACTCATCGACCGCGGTGGTATGCGCATCCACCAATCGGGCGCGCCCTTGGATGATCGTCACGCCCGCTGCGCGTAACAGGCGTTCATAGTGTTGCCGTAGCCTAGCGAGTTGCGCATCCTTATTGGCGATCAACCGGCCCCAGTCGAAAGCCGGTTCTCGCAGGCTCCAGCCGTACGCGGGGGCTTCGCTCAGGTCGTCGCGATAGCGGGCTCCATAGACCAGGAATTTCTTAGGAACACAACCCAAATTAACGCATGTGCCTCCGAGTTGGCGTGGCTCGGCGATCGCAACGCGCGCGCCGAGCTCGGCGGCGGTGCGCGCCGCGCGTATGCCTCCAGAACCGGCGCCGATGACAAACAAGTCAAGGTCGTAACCGGACATCCTGTGCGTGCCTACTCATGTGTATAACGCAGTAGTATCGAACCCCGCCCCGAAGAGTGATGGACGCGCGTGACTCCCGAGACCGGTGATGCCGTGCTCGCCCGCGGCAAGGGACGATCTAAGAGATTGTGAAGAAATCGTCAGCGAGCGAAGGAAGCTCGCGTTCCGCCGGCGCGCAGGAACCGGAGTGTATATTGAAATACATGAGGATTCCGAGCACCGCCGGAATGCGAGATCCCGAGCGCAGTAGATTTATGCACAATCTCTAAGGTGTTCCCGCGCAAAAAGCGGCAAGCACCTCGATGCAATTGGCCATCGCGCCCAGGTGCGCGATCTCATATCCGTGCGTGTTCTGCGTCGGAAATCCTAGGCAAGCCGCGCGTCCAATATGACCGAATTTCATGGCGAGCGACGCATCGCTACCGAATCCGCTGATGGCGGCTAGCTGCAGCGGCACGTTGCTCCTTGCCGCGGCTTGCCGCAGATCCCTATTGAGGCCTTCGTCGTAGAGTCCGTACCCATCTTGAGAGAGTAACACCGGGGCGATCCCATCTTCGATCGGGTACTCTGGCGCCAAGGGACAGATCTCAAGTGCGATGAGCGCATCGAGCGGCTGTCGTTGCGTGAAGTAAAGCGCGCCCATCGCGCCGACCTCTTCCTTAGCGGAGGCCACCAGATAGATGTCGCGCCCGCACTCCCGTAATTGCTCCGCCAGTACCAACAGAATTGCGATCGACGCCTTGTTGTCCAGGGTATAACTGGCGATATAGTCCTTGATCCGGAAAGGCCGTTTGCGGTGTTTGCCCACCA contains:
- a CDS encoding M20/M25/M40 family metallo-hydrolase — encoded protein: LYRLRECGHEVIQDPAGNIIVKVSGRNEGAIAVTAHKDEIGAIVKTVRADGRVEIRPLGGAFPWVYGEGIVDLLGDAAVVSGVLSFGSRHVSHESPQKAKQDEAPLRWQDVWVETKCGARELREAGVRPGTRMVVGKHRKRPFRIKDYIASYTLDNKASIAILLVLAEQLRECGRDIYLVASAKEEVGAMGALYFTQRQPLDALIALEICPLAPEYPIEDGIAPVLLSQDGYGLYDEGLNRDLRQAAARSNVPLQLAAISGFGSDASLAMKFGHIGRAACLGFPTQNTHGYEIAHLGAMANCIEVLAAFCAGTP